The proteins below come from a single Microbacterium sp. SLBN-154 genomic window:
- a CDS encoding GNAT family N-acetyltransferase: protein MIRAPRPADAAAIAEVHVAAWRETYSHLLPADFFSPSYVAGRQRLWRHLLAEPRDDMTIRVAEIDGDIIGFAWLGPGEGRDAEPPPRDRLLYAIYVLADHHGTGAGQTLLDETVGEGPAMLWVAKENPRAVAFYERNGFRFDGVEQIDPHAPLITDARMVR from the coding sequence ATGATTCGAGCGCCACGACCGGCCGACGCGGCAGCGATAGCCGAGGTACACGTCGCAGCCTGGCGAGAGACCTACTCGCACCTGCTCCCCGCAGACTTCTTCTCCCCGTCGTACGTAGCCGGTCGGCAGCGGCTCTGGAGACACCTTCTCGCTGAGCCACGGGACGACATGACGATCCGCGTCGCCGAGATCGACGGTGACATCATCGGGTTCGCCTGGCTGGGGCCTGGCGAAGGGCGGGACGCCGAGCCACCGCCACGCGACCGGCTCCTCTACGCGATCTACGTCCTCGCTGACCATCACGGAACGGGCGCGGGGCAGACGTTGCTCGATGAGACCGTCGGTGAGGGGCCGGCGATGCTCTGGGTCGCGAAGGAGAACCCCCGCGCGGTCGCTTTCTACGAGCGCAACGGGTTCCGCTTCGACGGCGTCGAGCAGATCGATCCCCATGCCCCGCTGATCACCGACGCGCGAATGGTGCGGTGA
- a CDS encoding 2TM domain-containing protein, whose protein sequence is MTGQGDLRTRAVQRLKAKQHFWSALITWVVLSAMFVVIWLATGMGGFWPIWPIAGIAVGVAFTGIRAFGPANAGPSEEQIQTEMRRLS, encoded by the coding sequence ATGACGGGCCAGGGCGATCTCAGGACGCGAGCCGTCCAGCGGCTCAAGGCGAAGCAGCACTTCTGGTCGGCCCTCATCACGTGGGTCGTCCTCTCGGCGATGTTCGTCGTGATCTGGTTGGCCACGGGGATGGGCGGTTTCTGGCCCATCTGGCCGATCGCCGGCATCGCCGTCGGTGTCGCATTCACCGGCATCCGTGCGTTCGGCCCCGCGAACGCGGGTCCGAGCGAAGAGCAGATTCAAACGGAGATGCGCCGCCTCTCCTGA
- a CDS encoding CPBP family intramembrane glutamic endopeptidase, with protein MPTATTRPGPRVGTGWRVTVVLAATIVIWGLMVWLSTAVWGNEVGPARRISSALFVIALTVPMIVVVRRFLDRRPWSTLRLQTGPSLWRSLLVGVGSFVIPSAIGLGVASAAGWVRITTDLSPAALVGAVAFTVVTVLLLEAIPEELIFRGYVYRTLSASIAPVRAVLIQAVLFALLGTTLWVATTGWGVIVERGSLFLVMGVVLGVQRLVSDSVWTPIGFHLGFQVVAQSLLTNPAVQTSSAMVVTVAGIVPGFVFSVAVTRLFIHRKANWILPEPDASL; from the coding sequence ATGCCCACTGCGACGACCAGGCCTGGCCCGCGCGTCGGAACGGGGTGGCGCGTCACAGTGGTCCTGGCAGCGACCATCGTGATCTGGGGTCTCATGGTCTGGCTCTCCACTGCCGTCTGGGGGAATGAGGTGGGCCCGGCCAGACGCATCTCCAGCGCTCTCTTCGTCATCGCACTCACGGTGCCGATGATCGTGGTCGTCCGACGTTTTCTCGATCGCCGGCCGTGGTCGACACTGCGGCTCCAGACGGGACCGAGCCTGTGGCGGTCCCTTCTCGTCGGGGTGGGCTCATTCGTGATCCCCTCGGCGATCGGGCTGGGGGTCGCGAGTGCGGCGGGGTGGGTCCGGATCACGACAGACCTCTCCCCGGCCGCGTTGGTCGGCGCTGTCGCCTTCACTGTGGTGACGGTCCTGCTGCTGGAGGCCATTCCCGAAGAGTTGATCTTCCGGGGCTACGTCTACCGCACTCTGTCGGCATCGATCGCACCCGTGCGGGCCGTGCTCATCCAAGCCGTCCTCTTCGCGCTCCTCGGCACGACACTGTGGGTCGCGACGACCGGTTGGGGCGTGATCGTGGAGAGGGGTTCGCTCTTCCTCGTCATGGGTGTCGTCCTCGGCGTCCAGCGACTGGTGTCAGACAGCGTCTGGACGCCGATCGGTTTCCATCTCGGGTTCCAGGTCGTCGCCCAGTCACTCTTGACGAATCCCGCCGTTCAGACGAGCAGCGCCATGGTGGTCACCGTTGCCGGCATCGTGCCCGGTTTCGTTTTCTCCGTCGCCGTCACGCGATTGTTCATCCACCGGAAGGCGAACTGGATACTCCCCGAGCCCGACGCGTCGCTCTGA
- a CDS encoding SDR family oxidoreductase, protein MTDTFTPRHAIVTASDSGIGAATAIALAEAGLDVGITWHSDKDGAEKTAEEVRARGSRAVVTQFDATDLEGAAKVIDALADELGGVDVFVNNAGGGSGGPFLDLDVEAWRKDVLLNLDGAFVGMQAAARRMVAAGRGGRIIAITSVHEHQPRVGSAAYVASKHGLGGLVKTMAQELGEHGITVNALGPGEIATPLNDMDAEEAENTHRPGIPLGRPGRPDEIAAVAAFLASPAASYVTGASWVVDGGMLQMGPQAGSHLTSDEWRRAGS, encoded by the coding sequence ATGACTGACACCTTCACTCCTCGGCATGCCATCGTCACCGCTTCCGATTCCGGCATCGGTGCAGCGACCGCCATCGCTCTCGCCGAGGCCGGGCTGGACGTGGGCATCACCTGGCACTCCGACAAGGACGGCGCCGAGAAGACCGCCGAAGAGGTGCGCGCCCGCGGCTCCCGGGCGGTGGTGACCCAGTTCGACGCGACCGATCTCGAGGGAGCCGCGAAGGTCATCGACGCATTGGCCGACGAACTCGGTGGCGTCGACGTGTTCGTCAACAACGCCGGCGGCGGGTCGGGGGGCCCGTTCCTCGATCTCGATGTCGAAGCCTGGCGGAAGGATGTGCTCCTGAACCTCGACGGCGCATTCGTCGGGATGCAGGCTGCGGCGCGCCGGATGGTCGCCGCGGGCCGCGGTGGGCGGATCATCGCCATCACCAGCGTCCACGAACACCAGCCCCGCGTGGGAAGTGCCGCGTACGTCGCGTCGAAGCATGGCCTGGGAGGTCTGGTGAAGACCATGGCGCAGGAGCTCGGCGAGCACGGCATCACCGTCAACGCCCTCGGCCCGGGCGAGATCGCCACACCCCTGAACGACATGGACGCCGAAGAGGCCGAGAACACGCATCGCCCCGGCATCCCGCTCGGTCGTCCGGGAAGGCCCGACGAGATCGCTGCTGTGGCCGCGTTCCTCGCTTCGCCTGCCGCGTCCTACGTCACGGGGGCCAGCTGGGTCGTCGACGGCGGGATGCTGCAGATGGGCCCTCAGGCCGGATCTCACCTCACCTCCGACGAATGGCGTCGCGCGGGCAGCTGA